A genomic region of Salvelinus fontinalis isolate EN_2023a unplaced genomic scaffold, ASM2944872v1 scaffold_1865, whole genome shotgun sequence contains the following coding sequences:
- the LOC129850185 gene encoding involucrin-like codes for MAAIPNTQQGMAAVPNTQQGMAAVPNTQQGMAAVPNTQQGMAAVPNTQQGMAAVPNTQQGMAAIPNTQQGMAAVPNTQQGMAAVCITQQRMAAVCITQQGMAAIRFNQQGMAAVRTTQHGMAAVRITQQGMAAVRITQQGMAAIHITQQGMAAIPNTQQGMAAVCITQQRMAAVCITQQGMAAIRFNQQGMAAVRTTQHGMAAVRITQQGMAAIRITHQVRAAIHITQQGMAAIRITQQVRAAVHITQQVRAAVHITQQVRAAVRITQQVRAAFHITQQVRAAVRITQQGMAAIRITQQGMAVIRITQQVRAAVHITQQGRAAFHITQQVRAAVHITQQVRAAVHITQQVRAAFHITQQVRAAVRITQQGMAAIRITQQGMAVIRITQQVRAAVHITQQGRAAFHITQQVRAAVHITQQVRAAVHITQQGRAAFHITQQVRAAVHITQQARADVRITQQARADVRITQQVRAAVHITQQVMLPDCIHTQLSAVGLSGGFLL; via the coding sequence ATGGCTGCCATTCCTAACACCCAGCAAGGGATGGCTGCCGTTCCTAACACCCagcaggggatggctgccgttcctAACACCCAGCAAGGGATGGCTGCCGTTCCTAACACCCAGCAAGGGATGGCTGCCGTTCCTAACACCCAGCAAGGGATGGCTGCCGTTCCTAACACCCAGCAGGGGATGGCTGCCATTCCTAACACCCAGCAGGGGATGGCCGCCGTTCCTAACACCCAGcaagggatggctgccgtttgTATCACCCAGCAGAGGATGGCTGCCGTTTGTATCACACAGCAGGGGATGGCTGCCATTCGATTCAACCagcaggggatggctgccgttcgTACCACCCAGCATGGGATGGCTGCCGTTCGTATCACCCagcaggggatggctgccgttcgTATCACCCAGCAGGGGATGGCTGCCATTCATATCACCCAGCAGGGGATGGCTGCCATTCCTAACACCCagcaggggatggctgccgtttgtATCACCCAGCAGAGGATGGCTGCTGTTTGTATCACACAGCAGGGGATGGCTGCCATTCGATTCAACCagcaggggatggctgccgttcgTACCACCCAGCATGGGATGGCTGCCGTTCGTATCACCCAGCAGGGGATGGCTGCCATTCGTATCACCCATCAGGTGAGGGCTGCCATTCATATCACCCAGCAGGGGATGGCTGCCATTCGTATCACCCAGCAGGTGAGGGCTGCCGTTCATATCACCCAGCAGGTGAGGGCTGCCGTTCATATCACCCAGCAGGTGAGGGCTGCCGTTCGTATCACCCAGCAGGTGAGGGCTGCTTTTCATATCACCCAGCAGGTGAGGGCTGCCGTTCGTATCACTCAGCAGGGGATGGCTGCCATTCGTATCACCCAGCAGGGGATGGCTGTCATTCGTATCACCCAGCAGGTGAGGGCTGCCGTTCATATCACCCAGCAGGGGAGGGCTGCCTTTCATATCACCCAGCAGGTGAGGGCTGCCGTTCATATCACCCAGCAGGTGAGGGCTGCCGTTCATATCACCCAGCAGGTGAGGGCTGCTTTTCATATCACCCAGCAGGTGAGGGCTGCCGTTCGTATCACGCAGCAGGGGATGGCTGCCATTCGTATCACCCAGCAGGGGATGGCTGTCATTCGTATCACCCAGCAGGTGAGGGCTGCCGTTCATATCACCCAGCAGGGGAGGGCTGCCTTTCATATCACCCAGCAGGTGAGGGCTGCCGTTCATATCACCCAGCAGGTGAGGGCTGCCGTTCATATCACGCAGCAGGGGAGGGCTGCCTTTCATATCACCCAGCAGGTGAGGGCTGCCGTTCATATCACCCAGCAGGCGAGGGCTGACGTTCGTATCACCCAGCAGGCGAGGGCTGACGTTCGTATCACCCAGCAGGTGAGGGCTGCCGTTCATATCACCCAGCAGGTGATGCTACCAGACTGTATCCACACACAGCTTTCAGCTGTTGGACTTTCTGGTGGGTTTCTTCTCTAA